TGGGGCTGTGTGGCTGTAAGTGAGCATCTTCTCCACACCTGTTTTTTATCTATAAGGAATAACATTACTCTCCtcccaaggaggaggaggaagaaagggagaatggGATGAATCCTGAAAAGGTACtgtcccagtgcctagcacacactCAAAACCTCACAATTTCTGGGCCATGACTGCTGTCCGTGATACCCTTACCTCCTCTCGCAGCTCATACTGCTCAATCAGCTTCTTGAGCCTCTCGGCCAGCTCCATGTTCTCTTGGCGCAGCTTGGAGTTGCGCTCATTGTGCTGTTCCATCTGCAGCTGAATGTCATTCAGTGTCACCTGGAAGTGCGAGGTCACCTCCTTgcgcttctcctcctcctcccgggccCGCTGCACACCTTCTTCCTGGGCAAAGAAGTCAGCCCGAGAGCCATCATCCACTGCTACCTTACAAGGGTCCCCCAGCTAGTCCACAGATGGTCTCTGCCAATAGCCCTCCCTGCTCCCAAAGTGAGGAGTAGCCAGACTCCAGGATGTTGTGCAATGCGGGTTCCAATGGGCTCCTCTGTATATCAGGTGACATCAAGTGAGATTCTCCCCCTAGAAAAATGCAGGTACatggcaggcgcggtggctcacgcctgtaatcccagcactctgggaggctgaggtgggcggatcacgaggtcaggtgtttgagaccagcctggccaatatggtaaaacctcgtttctactaaaaataaaaaattagccggcgtgatggcgagcacctgtggtcccagctgcttgggaggctgaggcagaggagtcatttgaacctgggaggcggaggttgtggtgagccaagatcgcgccactgcactccagcctgggtgatgggccacagggcaagactctgtccaccgcccccccccaaaaaaagaaagaaaaaatgcaggcacacatgcacacatgtaagTGCTAAGTGCCGTTCTGAAGCAAGTCGGATCTCCTAAGGCCTATTCTTCCAGATTTCAGATTAATGTGCATTTGTCCCCTCTGTACCCCCAGAGACCAAGCTGTTAAAATTTAGTAACACCCAGGGTTTGCAAAGTTGTGCAGAATTAGGCACTCAACACTTTTGATGGGGGAGGCACACTGCCCCCTCACTGGAAGGCAATCCAGCAAaatctattaaaatgaaaaatctgcATATACTGTGACCTAGCCATTTCACTTCCATGACTTATCCTACAGATAAGTTCATATAACTGACCAGTGATAAATATAACAAGAATTTTCACTATAGTTCTATATGTAATAATGAGAAATTGTAAACAACCCCCAAAATGCTTTAACTAGGGCACTGATataatatatccatataatgagAAGATAGCCCTACACATACTGATAGGGAAAAACGTTATGTAAAGTGAAAAAAAGGCACAGGATATGAAATGGTACATGTATAATAATTTCATTCTAAAAACTACATGTaagattttacatataaaaaagaaagttaaaaggtTGTGTTTAAACTTGATGTAACCACAGACTGACCTCACCATAGAAGCAGCAGAACATGGGAAGGACCCAGGTTCCTGATTGACCAACCTCTGGGACAAGAGCTGCTTGTCAGAGCCAGGCCTCCGCTTACCAGGGGACTGCCATTTCATTGAGAAATACCGACGCCAGTGCATTATGGATTCTCTTAGTACTTTATCCTTCACCTTATCTAATACATGTCAAATGGTTACAAGTAGCACTCTCTTAATGTAAGGCATTATTGAGAAAGTGTATTTCTATGCCACAAGCCtgcactactttttttttttttttggggacactgagtctcactctgtcgcccaggctgtaatgcagtggtgcaatctcggctcactgcaacctcagcctcccgggtgcaagcaattctcgtgcctcagccacctgagtagctgggattatagacatgtgccagcacactcggctaatttttgtatttttagtagaatggggtttcactacgttgaccaggttggtctcaaactcctggcctcaagtgagccatccacctcagcctcccaaagtgttgggattacaggtgtgagccaccgcacccagccttgcttTTTTACACTGATTCCATGTTGAAATTGTAATGTTTTGGATATTGGGTTAAgtatattactaaaattaatttcacctgtttttcaGTGGCCAGAAGCTTTTTAATCACTtatgtgggccactgcgcccggccctagcCTGCACTACTTTTTAAGAGAAAAGCCCACAAAAGAAACATTAAGTGGAAGTCAAGGAAACCAGAGTCACCTGTTCCAGGGGGCCCAGGCCTACCTTGAGGGAGCGGTTGTGCCGCTGCAGCTCACGGCATAGGCTCTCAAGCTTGCTGCGGGCCAGGACGGCCTTGCTGTGCTCACCGCGCAGGTGGTCCTTCTCTTGCACCAGCTGGCTCTGCTTTTTCTGCAGGAGCTTCATCTGCTTCTGTGAATTCCGGTGCTCCTCCAGCTGGGGACAGGGATAGGGAGGGCAGGTGAGCATCTTGTGGGGCCTTCCTGGTGGGGGGATCACTATGCAGGTCTAGGGTCTCCTGAGCTGCCCTGACCTGTACCCTCTCAGGCCAGGAGCGCTCTCATGGGCTGATGCTGTACCGGTGCTTACACGCTCCTCCCATGAACTCACAATAACCCCAAAGGCTCCACTGTAGGGACAGAGAAATGGTAACTCACTAGGGCAAGCAGGGGCCACACAGCCAGCAGATGCCAATTCCTATTCCAGCTCTGACTCTGGGCCACTAGAGCCACTTCAAGCTGTTGCATTTCCCCAACTTGCTGGACACTCATGCCCAAGGATGAGACCATCTGCTACCGTACCTTGTGCCTATTAACAGACAGACCCCCATCGCTCCCTCACATTCCTTCAGAACGTTGGCACTGGGTTCATCAGCGCTCTCCCCAACACAATTACTTTTCTCATTTGTGGCCACTTCAGTATCAACAGATAATCCTTCTGACTCCCTGGCCTCACAGTCCATCACCTCTTCCACAAACCCACTCCTTTCCCCAGCTCAGTTCCCCTCCCATGACCCTATCCAGGCCTGTAcaacagaaatataatgcaaaccacataagtaattaaaaatattctactGGCCgcactaaaaaagtaaaaaacaggtgaaattaattttagtaatatatgtatttaacctAATATCCAAAACATTACAATTTCAACACGGAATCAATGTAAAAAAgtgaggccaggagcggtggctcatgcctgtaatcccagcactttgggaggctgaggcaggcggatcacgtgaggtcaggagttcaagaccagcctggccaacatggtgaaacccggtttctactaaaaaaaaaatacaaaaaagtagccagtttggtggcatgcgcctgtaatcccagttactcaggaggctgtgaggcaggagaatcgtttgaacctgggagcaggacatcacgccactgcactccagcctggatgactgagACACTCTCTCACAAAAAAGAGTGAgatgttttatattctttgtttttgcttaagtcttcaaaatctgatGTGTATCTTACATTTACAGCACGTTCAAATTCAAACTGGCCACATGTCAATTAGCTAGAGACGAATTTATCTTGGACAGCGCAGATCTAGACTTTGTCACTACCAGACAGCACACCTACTATCTCAATTTCCAGCATCCCCCAGGCCAGAACTACCATCACCTATCTTTTTAGCTCATTCCAATCAGTATCTGTGATCCTCAGAAAGTCTCTTACCCTATAGGACCTCCAATCCATTGACTCAACCATCCTTCCACTCTCCTTTAAAATAACTACATTACCTGGCTTGGATTTCTTACACCCTCAACTCTCTTGGCCCTTCCCCAGTAGTACTGCAACCCTAGTAAAGCACCTTCCTGCTTTACACCAGTACTAAAACAACCCGACTTGAAGAGTCTCACTTTAAATTCATGGCCACCAAGTTCAGGAAGACCAGCAATCCCAATACAATGCATATGCTATTCACACTCCTCTCCTTCCAGACAACTATTTCATCGTTCTCATCAAATCACAAAACACAGAAGAAACTAGAGAATCAGGGGCACAAGCTCCACATCTGCCAGTCCACCTGCCCCGTCCTCTCCTCCAGTCACACAGACCTAGCCATGTGGTTACCACAGCCAAGCCCCCTTCTTGGGCACTGGGCCTCAGCTCCCCTCCTCTACTCACAACACCACTCTAGCAACTCATTTCCTCTCTTGCATCAGCAATTTTCCCCTGGCTGGATCACTCTAAAAGGGTGCTTATCTTCCTTATaccttttatttaatccttacaagaaTGTCATTAGGCAGGTATGacattccccattttacagatgagtaaagtTCCTTacaggaaaatattaataaatgtgtgtggaattaattaattttaaaataaatacttagaggccaggcgcagtggctcacacctgtaatcccagcactttgggaggctgagacgggtggatcacgaggtcaagagatcgagaccatcctggccaacatggtgaaactgtctctactaaaacatacaaaatttagccaggcatggtgacatgcacctgtaatcccagctactggggaggctgaagcaggagaatcgcttgaacctgggaggtggaggttgcagtgagccgagattgcacctctgcactccagcctggcgacagagcgagattctgactctgaataaataaatacataggctaggcgcggtggctcaagcctgtaatcccagcactttgggaggccaaggcaggcggatcacgaggtcaggagatcgagaccatcctggctaacacggtgaaaccccgtctctactaaaaaaaaaaaaatagcctggcatggtggcgggcgcctgcagtcccagctactcgggaggctgaggcaggagaatggcatgaactcagaaggcggagcttgcagcgagccaagatcgtgccactgcactccagcctgggcgacagagcaagaccccgtctcaaaataaataaataaatacatacacacatacatacatacatacatacatacatacacaggcTGTGACCATCAATGGATAAATCTGTTAGTTCAAATCCTGACTGGGGACCTGATGATGGAAGAATCTGgctgccccacccccaacccactGAACAATGTTACAACAGAGTGGGAAGAGCATGCTTTGCATTTATTGTGATGGAACATGAAGTACTTATGAAGAATTCTTGTCAAAAAGTTGAAGCTGAATTGGATCAAGCTTTAGAGCTAACTTCTACTTCACTTAAAGGCACTAGGAGGTAAAGAAGTAAAATGATACAACAGAGATGACAAAGCTAGAAGGGGACATCCTACAAGACAGCTAGTCTAGTTTCTGTTAAAAGTCAATGTCATGGAGAATATGAGGAGGCAGTGACAAGAGGACTGCTCTGGAGTAAAAGGAAAAAGTATCAAGTGACTAGTGTTAGTTTTATTAACTGTGATAATGGCTCTATGCATCTGTATTTGAGGAAGAAGCATCAAGATCACAAGGTGCCTTGGACTCAGGCCAGGAGCAAGGGCTCTACCACCTTGGAAtcattctttgagaaatttaTTTCAAGGAATATGCAGTTTCTCCTCTTGCTGCACAGCCCTGAAGAGGCTGGCTGGGAGTGATTCCCCATTTAACAGATAGTTCAGAGAAAAGCTGAACAGGAATTAAGCCACCTACCTGCCTCTGCACCCCCAACCCTACACCAGGTGGCATGCTGATTTTCCCAAGGCAGGGAAGGTGCCCGCGGAGGGGGGAACTGACCAGTTCAGCATACTTCTTGCACAGAGCAGCCAGCTTCTCCTCTGGGGTACTCAGAGTATTCAATGTCTGCATCAGCAACGTGATCTCCTTCCCTGCAAAGCACAGGAGCAAAGACATGCACCCCCTTCTCCAGGGGTCCCCTCCAGGCCTGGGCTCACACTCGTGAGTGCTGAAGATAGCCCTCCCCATCATACTTTATATTTTGCTTGTTGATTAGCTGCCTTCCTTGCCATAGGGAGCAACTCAATCCTGCCCTCACTATAGCCCCAGTACTGTCCATAGTACCATCACAGAAGATATGCTCAACAAATGCTTATCAAATGAACGACTGTACCCTAGTGAAATCTCCTTAGTAGGCACCATTGGCAGGAGAAAAAAACTGCCTGCTCTATCAATAGAGGAAAGGTAACCCACTTATGAATTCAGGGCTACTGTTTCATACTGTTTCAATGCAAGGAAGGCCCACCCTCCTGATACAGGTAGGATCCAAAAAGGAACAGGTATCTTAGCCTCCTTGAGAAATACTAAACTCTTGTCAACAGAATAGCCAAACAGTgaactttaaaatgaagatactttcggccgggcgaggtggctcacgcctgtaatcccagcactttgggaggccgaggcaggcggatcacgaggtcaagagatcgagaccatcctaacatggtgaaaccccatctctactaaagacacacacaaaaaaattagcttggtgtggtggcatgcgcccgtagtcccagttactctggaggctgaggtaggagaatcgcttgaacccaggaggtggaggttgcagtgagcccagatcgcgccactgcactccagcttggtgacagagcgagactctgtctaaaaaaaattaattaattaaaaaaaaggcagggtacggtggcttacgcctgtaatcccagcactttggaaggccgaggcgggcggatcacgaggtcaggagatcgagaccatcctggctaacacagtgaaaccccgtctctactaaaaaaaaaacaaaaaaattagccgggcgtggtggcaggcgcctgtagtcccagctactcaggaggctgaggcaggagaatggcgtgaacccaggaggtggagcttgcagtgagccgagatcgcgccactgcactccaatctagcaacagagcaagactccatctcaaaaaaaaaagaaaaaaaagggcagggtacggtggcctgtaatcccagcactttgggaggcccaggcgggcagatcacgaggtcaggagatcgagactatcctggctaacacagtgaaaccttgtctctactaaaaaaacaaaaaaattagccaggcatggtggcaggcgcctgtagtcccagctactcgggaggctgaggcaagagaatggtgtcaacctgggaggcggagcttgcagtgagctgagatcgcgctagtgcactccagcctgggtgacagagcaagactccatctcagtggggggcgggggggtgaAGAAGAAGATGATACTTTCCATGTATGTGACgctaagattttttctttttttttttttgagatggagtctcaccctgtcaccaaggctggagttcaatggcatgatctcagctcactgcaacctctgcctcacgggttcaagtgattctcctgcctcagcctcccaagtagctgggattacaggcaagtgccaccacgcccggctgattttttgtatctttagtagaaacggggtttcaccatgttggccaggctggtctcaaactcctgacctcatgatctgcctgccctggcctcccaaagtgctggggttacaggtgtgagccactgtgcctagccgtCCCTAAGATTTTTGAAAGTTCCTCTTTAAAGTAAGATGATACATAAGGGGAAAAGGGAATAGGAATAAAACATGGATATAATGACACTCGACTTAGattctagattcttttttttttttgagatggagtttcactcttgtcacccaggctggatgtagtggcacaatctcagttcactgcaacctctgcctcccgggttcaagccattctcctgcctcagcctcccaagtagctgggattacaggcatgtgccagcatgtccagctaatttttgtatttttagtagagacgggatttcatcatgttggccaggcttttctcgaactcctgaccctcagatgatccacccacctcggcctcccaaagtgctgcaattacaggcgtgagccactacacccggcctagACTCTTAAACATACATACCCTGCTGTAAAATGACTGTCACTGCCTATTTCCCATTGCCTGTGCCTGAGTCAGGGAGCCTTCCCTCTACTTCCCCAGAAGGGCCCAAGAGATCAGCAGCATGGAGACTGCAATTCGCAGGCATGTGTGCCAAATCCAACCCACGGATGGGTTTTGTTTGGCTCTTACCATTTTAGCTGCTAACTATGAAAAAATCTAGAGTTCTCACATAACTCTAGATTTCTggctcttcaaaaaaaaaaaaaaaaaaaaaaaaaaaaaagcctggctgcacccagcctgtagttTTGCCTGCTCTCAGTTGGATAGCTGAGAGCAACTAATCAGGAAGCAGTAAAGCCTCCATCTTCATGTGGCCCCATGGCCAGCCCAGCTTATGCAGATATTTGGGTTTTCAATTCTGGCCTAGTCTAATTTTCTTACTGTAAAGAGAAGTATAAACTAAGACCCAGAGAGGAGAAGGGcacacccaaggtcacacagcaggtagTACTGGCTGGCACAGGAGCCTACCCTGGCCTCCCGTCTCCATTTTCTCAAAGAGAGAACAGGTCCCATGCCAAGCTCCAGTTGCTCCAAAAGCCAGAAGGCTTTGTGCTGGGAACTCCTGCATCTCTCTATGCCGTGGCTCCCACATCCCTGGCTTTGGATTAGACTAGAGTGACTTGCTGCTCTGAGAAGTACCATTTTCCTTTGAATCCTGGCAGAACAGACTGGCCCAGAGAACGTCAAGTCCAAACTCCCTCTCCTCACCAGCTTCACAAAGAGCCGCCCTCTGCTCACCCAAACCCTTggcttttttcttctcctgtggCCTTCGGTGGTCTCGGTCTCCGACCTCGTCACTCTGCCGGATCTCTTCTGTGCTTGGATCCCCCTTGGAGGGTTCCTTCTCTCCATTGACTACTGGAGTTGGTTCAGGCTCCCCATTCCTTGCCACATAGGTCCGGGACTTCTCTGCATCTTCGGGTTCAGCCGGCTCACCCTGTGCCCCATCCTCGCCGGGGCCCCCCTGGTTATTGTCCACACAGTATGTGCTCAGTATGTCTTCCAATTGGCGGCTCAGCTCCTCAGAGACATCACGAAGGGCCCCAGACTGAGCCGTTTTGGCTTGAGCCCCTACAGCAGGAGAGGATGAGGGGTAGAGTGAGAAAGAAGACGATTATACCACTGGTTGGGATTTTTCAGGCCCAGCCAAACTCATCAGTTTGAGTTAAATGTTgcctaacttttctttttttatagaaacTGAGAAGCAAGAATGGAGTATCATTCAGCAAATCTAGTTCCTGTCAGAACTTAGATTCGAAACATCTTTTAAATCAAGAAATTATAGTAATTGTTGCTTAACTTCTTTAAGTCTGTTTACTTGTAAAATGACACAACTATTTCTCACTACCACCCGAACATATTTGTTAGATCACAAAAGTATGTAAAGCATCAGCACACAGGGATGGCAAGGAGCAACTTCTAGTCCATCTCCTTCCCCCCCACAAAACCATTTCTTGCCATTCAGATCATTCTAGAAATGCCTCAAACAGGAAGGGCAGTTAGCTGCTGGTGGCTGAGGTGTTTCTAACGGGACCTGGATTTCCTGACGGGGTGCCTCGTTTGGCTGCCACCTGACTTAATCCCGTCAGAGCTTCTCTCCAGAACTCTGTTCCTGTGCTTAGAGGGGGCAGCTGCGCCAACTCGCCAGAACGCAGGGGGGACCGCGGCCCCAGCACTGTCCTCTCATTCTACATCTCCTCCTCCCGGACATCCTGGCCTCGGCCTCTAAGTCCAGAAGCGAGGCCGACCCCACAGCTCCTCCCCCTGCCCGCTGGCAACGCAGAGCTGGCACACACCCTCTGGCTTCCGAGGAGCCTGGCTGCTGCCGGGACCTTCTGCTTCTACTGCAGGAGCCGCCTGGCTGGGCCGCTCCTGGGATCCCTCGGGTCCTGCTTCCGGTTGTCCTGGGCTGCTTTTTGGATTGGATTGTTTGGCAGCGCCGTTCTTTTTGTCTTGGTTCTTCATTGTGATGAGCGATGCTGGGTCAGGAGGAGATCCTTTAGAAACAAACACAGTTGCTATTTTCCAGACTTCGAAATTCTTCGCAGCCTGGATCAGAAATCCCCACAGCAGGAGCACAAAGCTTCTTAAACGGACCGGCAGGCCCGGGCGGAGGGCGCCAACGGCTCTCTGGTCTTGGCGGGTCAGGAGAGACCGGCGTGCCGGGGCAGGCTTTCGGGGCGCAGCTCCCACAGCGGGTGAGGGAAGAGGCCTCTTTTCTCCCTGGAGCCACTTCCCGGCACAACCGGCCCCCTCGCGGTAGGCCGGGCGCGGGATTGGCTCAGGGCCGGAGACTGACGTGGCGGGACTCCCGGTGCCGCCCCCGCCCCTCAGGCCCCACGTGCGCCCCCCGCGCGCGCAGCCACCAACGCCCCGCGCGCCCTCCAGCCGCGAAGCACGCCCGCGCATGCGCATATCCCCAGACAGCCCCCCGGCCCACGCGGGGAGTTGGCGTGATTTCCCTACAGGCCGAGAACATCCCGGCCCGCACACGCTCAAATAGTCTCGCCCACCGGCCGCCGCGGCACGTACCTCACCGCCGACGTCCGACGGCTTCCCCACCTCTGGCCTCGCACCGGAAACCCCGAGTAACTGCTGCCGGCCAGCCGCCTGCTCCCGCCTCAGCCAATCAATAGCCGGCGCCGGCGCGGAGCTTGCTGGGAAGGACGAACCGAGGGCGGCCTCGGAGGCGGGCGCGCCgggagggtggggcagggaaAAGACTACGCGTCCCTCCTTACGCAGGGGCTAGCCGCAGATCACAAGGTGCATAAGAGACTAGTCCTGGGAGTCCAAAAGGAGCCCGTCATTCTGCACGAGTGCCCATGTCAACCTTGTTTCTATCTCGCAGAAGCTATGCTTCAACTCCCAAAGCCTTGCGCCTGGCTATTGTTTACTGCAGGCCTCCATCAAACCTTCCTCCCTGGCCGTGAACAAATGTGACTCCATCCAGGAACTCCGAGGACTCGGGAAGTGGGATAGAGTCCTGGGCTGAGACTCAGGAGACCCATACTCCAGTCCCAACTTCATCACGGATTTGCTGTGTGGCTGGatgttcttttctctctgtggGCCTCAATGTCCTTCTTCCAAAGGAGACTTTTAATAACAATAGCAGTTCCTTGAACGCTTACTGTGTGCTTTCCCACTATCTAATAGCTTGGTTCTCATAACCACTCATAGAAATAACTACTatctgttatccccattttacggaAAAGGACAGTAAGAGAAAGGttaggtaacttgtccaaggtcacatcgATAGTGAGTGGTTAAAACAGGGATTCAAAACTGGTATGTCTGACACCAGCACACAGGTAATTACCTGGTCTTTCACCCAGAAGAAACACTACCACAGCAGGTTTCCCTGAGGCAGTCAAGGTAACTTGTGAAAGTAGGTCATATTTTCCCCTCTCCATTACCATTTTGGCAGTCAGTTCCTCAGAAAGGTGCTGAGTTAGGCTTCAGGCATATTCATGAGCCTTTTCTCTACCCCACACTCTACAAAGTCTCACTGGGGTTAAAGTAGAAAAAACCCCCACAATTCCCTACACGTGAGATCACAATTCTATATCCCCATTGCTTCTGGATAATGAAATCAAACCCAACAATCCTTGTGCCTGGAATTTGAAGCCTAAGAGATTTGGCTTTTGCCAAACCCAAAATTTTTTGAGGCCCAGTTCAAAGGTCACTTCAGAGCCTTCCCAGTGCTCTGCAATCCGTACTTGCTCCCTAGGTCTGCAGAGTTCTGTTACAGCATTAGCAGTGAG
This portion of the Pongo abelii isolate AG06213 chromosome 1, NHGRI_mPonAbe1-v2.0_pri, whole genome shotgun sequence genome encodes:
- the TXLNA gene encoding alpha-taxilin isoform X3; protein product: MKNQDKKNGAAKQSNPKSSPGQPEAGPEGSQERPSQAAPAVEAEGPGSSQAPRKPEGAQAKTAQSGALRDVSEELSRQLEDILSTYCVDNNQGGPGEDGAQGEPAEPEDAEKSRTYVARNGEPEPTPVVNGEKEPSKGDPSTEEIRQSDEVGDRDHRRPQEKKKAKGLGKEITLLMQTLNTLSTPEEKLAALCKKYAELVSSPLRGHLPCLGKISMPPGVGLGVQRQLEEHRNSQKQMKLLQKKQSQLVQEKDHLRGEHSKAVLARSKLESLCRELQRHNRSLKEEGVQRAREEEEKRKEVTSHFQVTLNDIQLQMEQHNERNSKLRQENMELAERLKKLIEQYELREEHIDKVFKHKDLQQQLVDAKLQQAQEMLKEAEERHQREKDFLLKEAVESQRMCELMKQQETHLKQQLALYTEKFEEFQNTLSKSSEVFTTFKQEMEKMTKKIKKLEKETTMYRSRWESSNKALLEMAEEKTVRDKELEGLQVKIQRLEKLCRALQTERNDLNKRVQDLSAGGQGSLTDSGPERRPEGPGAQAPSSPRVTEAPCYPGAPSTEASGQTGPEEPTSARA
- the TXLNA gene encoding alpha-taxilin isoform X4, with protein sequence MKNQDKKNGAAKQSNPKSSPGQPEAGPEGSQERPSQAAPAVEAEGPGSSQAPRKPEGAQAKTAQSGALRDVSEELSRQLEDILSTYCVDNNQGGPGEDGAQGEPAEPEDAEKSRTYVARNGEPEPTPVVNGEKEPSKGDPSTEEIRQSDEVGDRDHRRPQEKKKAKGLGKEITLLMQTLNTLSTPEEKLAALCKKYAELLEEHRNSQKQMKLLQKKQSQLVQEKDHLRGEHSKAVLARSKLESLCRELQRHNRSLKEEGVQRAREEEEKRKEVTSHFQVTLNDIQLQMEQHNERNSKLRQENMELAERLKKLIEQYELREEHIDKVFKHKDLQQQLVDAKLQQAQEMLKEAEERHQREKDFLLKEAVESQRMCELMKQQETHLKQQLALYTEKFEEFQNTLSKSSEVFTTFKQEMEKMTKKIKKLEKETTMYRSRWESSNKALLEMAEEKTVRDKELEGLQVKIQRLEKLCRALQTERNDLNKRVQDLSAGGQGSLTDSGPERRPEGPGAQAPSSPRVTEAPCYPGAPSTEASGQTGPEEPTSARA
- the TXLNA gene encoding alpha-taxilin isoform X2, with translation MRMRGRASRLEGARGVGGCARGGRTWGLRGGGGTGSPATSVSGPEPIPRPAYREGAGCAGKWLQGEKRPLPSPAVGAAPRKPAPARRSLLTRQDQRAVGALRPGLPVRLRSFVLLLWGFLIQAAKNFEVWKIATVFVSKGSPPDPASLITMKNQDKKNGAAKQSNPKSSPGQPEAGPEGSQERPSQAAPAVEAEGPGSSQAPRKPEGAQAKTAQSGALRDVSEELSRQLEDILSTYCVDNNQGGPGEDGAQGEPAEPEDAEKSRTYVARNGEPEPTPVVNGEKEPSKGDPSTEEIRQSDEVGDRDHRRPQEKKKAKGLGKEITLLMQTLNTLSTPEEKLAALCKKYAELLEEHRNSQKQMKLLQKKQSQLVQEKDHLRGEHSKAVLARSKLESLCRELQRHNRSLKEEGVQRAREEEEKRKEVTSHFQVTLNDIQLQMEQHNERNSKLRQENMELAERLKKLIEQYELREEHIDKVFKHKDLQQQLVDAKLQQAQEMLKEAEERHQREKDFLLKEAVESQRMCELMKQQETHLKQQLALYTEKFEEFQNTLSKSSEVFTTFKQEMEKMTKKIKKLEKETTMYRSRWESSNKALLEMAEEKTVRDKELEGLQVKIQRLEKLCRALQTERNDLNKRVQDLSAGGQGSLTDSGPERRPEGPGAQAPSSPRVTEAPCYPGAPSTEASGQTGPEEPTSARA
- the TXLNA gene encoding alpha-taxilin isoform X1; translated protein: MRMRGRASRLEGARGVGGCARGGRTWGLRGGGGTGSPATSVSGPEPIPRPAYREGAGCAGKWLQGEKRPLPSPAVGAAPRKPAPARRSLLTRQDQRAVGALRPGLPVRLRSFVLLLWGFLIQAAKNFEVWKIATVFVSKGSPPDPASLITMKNQDKKNGAAKQSNPKSSPGQPEAGPEGSQERPSQAAPAVEAEGPGSSQAPRKPEGAQAKTAQSGALRDVSEELSRQLEDILSTYCVDNNQGGPGEDGAQGEPAEPEDAEKSRTYVARNGEPEPTPVVNGEKEPSKGDPSTEEIRQSDEVGDRDHRRPQEKKKAKGLGKEITLLMQTLNTLSTPEEKLAALCKKYAELVSSPLRGHLPCLGKISMPPGVGLGVQRQLEEHRNSQKQMKLLQKKQSQLVQEKDHLRGEHSKAVLARSKLESLCRELQRHNRSLKEEGVQRAREEEEKRKEVTSHFQVTLNDIQLQMEQHNERNSKLRQENMELAERLKKLIEQYELREEHIDKVFKHKDLQQQLVDAKLQQAQEMLKEAEERHQREKDFLLKEAVESQRMCELMKQQETHLKQQLALYTEKFEEFQNTLSKSSEVFTTFKQEMEKMTKKIKKLEKETTMYRSRWESSNKALLEMAEEKTVRDKELEGLQVKIQRLEKLCRALQTERNDLNKRVQDLSAGGQGSLTDSGPERRPEGPGAQAPSSPRVTEAPCYPGAPSTEASGQTGPEEPTSARA